The following nucleotide sequence is from Synechococcus sp. KORDI-52.
GCCATCGTTCGGCTTCGCTTTCAGGTGGTCATGTTGGTCTGGATGGGTACCTTCACTGTCCATATCACGGTTGGGCTTTTGACACGGATGGCCACTGCCGGGAGTTGCCTCAGCAACCGAATCAGACCATCCCCAACAGATGCCACACGAAGGCTTACCAAGTCAAGGAACAACACAGCTTGGTGTGGGTCTGTCTTGCGAATCAAGCAAAGCTGCCGATCCCACCGCTCTCGAAGCTTGCGTCCGGTTGTCATCGACGCATTCAAGGGTTTCATGAGCAATGGCAGTGCTCTGCATTCCGTGTGATCGAAAATGGGTTGGACAACTTCCATCACTACTTTGTGCATCGGGGAGTTCTTGACGCCCTTTCCCCCATACCAGAGCCGATGGAAGGCGGTATCACTACTACTAGTGATGGGTTGAAATTCAGTATTCCCCTCGAACTCAGCACAACTGAGGCACTAGAGGCCACGGTTGGGGACTGCAGCCCTACGCCGCGTGTTGAAAGATATGTGCATTGGCTAGCTCCATTGGGACTCACTCTTAAGCTCACCTGGCCAAATGGAAGACAGCAATGCATCGTCTTATTCGCTGTTCCTCGTGACTCGTATTCCTGCACAATTTTGCGCTTTTATTTGCGCAACGATACGGAAGAAGAGGTGAGTCAATCTAGCGTGATTGCTTTCGAACGCACGTTAATCGATCAAGATCGACGCATTCTTGAAGCGATGCCTTCCGATTTAGACCCATGTCCAGTCGGGG
It contains:
- a CDS encoding aromatic ring-hydroxylating dioxygenase subunit alpha, whose amino-acid sequence is MLLTFNVIGIQRMQTSLKQLEPFWYPLMPLEAWDGEPLSVQLLGRMLVLWRRRDGQIGALDDRCRHRSASLSGGHVGLDGYLHCPYHGWAFDTDGHCRELPQQPNQTIPNRCHTKAYQVKEQHSLVWVCLANQAKLPIPPLSKLASGCHRRIQGFHEQWQCSAFRVIENGLDNFHHYFVHRGVLDALSPIPEPMEGGITTTSDGLKFSIPLELSTTEALEATVGDCSPTPRVERYVHWLAPLGLTLKLTWPNGRQQCIVLFAVPRDSYSCTILRFYLRNDTEEEVSQSSVIAFERTLIDQDRRILEAMPSDLDPCPVGEQLIEADQPIARMRQLLQKFLATTS